Sequence from the Herbaspirillum sp. meg3 genome:
ATTGTTGCGGCTCTGGATGACAGAGATGCTGCCGACGTGTTTGCCACCCTCACGCTTAAGGGTGTTCCGGCAAGTGACGAACAAATCATGGAGTGGCTCGAAGGCAAGCACCGCGGTGCGCTGAGCCTGCCTTATGCAGGGCAGACGCTTGCCTTGCAATGGACTGCGTCGGAGAACCTTGCAGAACGGTTCGGCTTCATCACGCAACCACGTACTGCGGGAGAAACAAAAGCCTCGGTTTAACACGTCGCCTCGCCCGCATTATCCACGCCCTTTGGTTTCCTTCATTTCCTCTTTCCACTGTTCTTTCAGATCGCGTTCGCGCGCGTCGATCATGGCCTGATCATAGAATGTCGCATCCGGTGCTTTGCGCGCAATGCCCAATTGTTCAATTGCGGCCGGCAAACTACCCGACAAGAAATAAGACTCCGCCAACGCCATGTGCTGCAAGGCTTGCTTGCCCTGCCCTGCGTAGGCCTTGGCAAGCAAATTCTGCACCGCCACTTCGCTGCGATAGAGTTGGGCCTGATCGCGCAGATACGTGACGGCCTGGTCGTAACGCCCGCTTTCTATCAGTGCGTCAGCATATTGGCGCGCCGCCATGCGTGAAATCGGAAACTGCTTGCGCAGCGCTTCCGCAATCTTGAGCGCCTGATCCGGTTGCTTCTTGGCGATCTTGATATCGATTTCCAGATTGCCGAACAGAATACTCGGCACCATCGGCTGCGATGCAGCACGCGCCTCTTGCAGCAAGGTTTCCGCTTTGTCGTAAGAACGCTGGAGATACGCGGCATAGGCCAGTCCGTACTTCGACACCATGATCTGCATCTTGGTGTTCTGGCGCAATTGCGACTCAAAATATGCCTGCGCGTCGCGCACACCCTGCGCCGAATTGTCTTGCAGCAGACGCACGCGTGCGCGGATCAACTGGAAGTCTGGATTGTCGGCGCGCTGCTTATAACGCTGATCGCGAATACGCGCCTGAATATCGGCGATACGTTCTGTCGTCAGCGGGTGCGTCAGCAAATAAGGCGGCAATGAGTCGCCGAAATTGCGCGACGCACTTTGCAGGCGACCGAAGAACGCCACCATACCCGAGGTATCAAAACCGCCGTCGCGCAGAATCTGCAAGCCGACCCGGTCGGCTTCGCGCTCGGCGTCGCGGCTGAAGTTCAGTTGCCGCTGCATCGCCACGCCGGTACCGCCCATCATCGTTGCCATCGCCGCATCACCACCGACCTTGGACACACCAGCCAGTGCACCGAGAACGATGGACGCAAGCTGAATCATGGAATTCTGCTTCTGCTGGCCGATCATGCGCGCGATATGGCGCTGCGCAACGTGACCGATTTCATGCGCCAGCACGGAGGCCAGTTCCGACTCGCTTTGTGCTGCCAGCAAGAGGCCGGAATGCACGGCGATAAAACCACCCGGCAAAGCAAACGCATTGAGTACCGGATCGCGCACGGCAAAGAAGAAGAAATCGTAGCCGGCTTCTCCGCGCACATCGGGACGCACCGACACCAGATTTGATCCGAAATTATTCAGATATTCGAGCAACGGACCATCGTCGAGATAATCCGGATCATGCCGGATCTCCTTCATGATTTGCTCACCCAGCTTGCGCTCCAGCAGCGGCGACAAACCTTCACGCTCGGTATCACCCAGCGTGGGTAAAGTTTGGGCAGTACTGAGGTTGGGCGCAACCGCCAAAGGCAAAGCAGCTAGCGACAACGCGACTGCTGCCAACAAAGGACGCAAGCGATGAAAACGGCGGCGCGGCGGCATAACGATGGTACGGGTTCGATCGGAAACGACTGGCTGACGCATAGGGACAATAAAAGAGTTACCTGCGATGCCTGCTATGATACTCGCAGTATTCACCGCTCCGACATTCTGCTGCTATGACTTCTTCCAAGACGATCAATTCCAATGCAAACAACGATGCTGATGCCAATCAGGGCCTGACGCATTTCGATCAGGGCGGCCAGGCGCACATGGTGGATGTCGGCGGCAAGGCGGAAACGCACCGCGTCGCCATTGCCAGCGGCACTATCCGAATGAAGCCGGAAACACTTGCCGTGATTCAATCCGGTACTGCAAAAAAAGGGGACGTGCTCGGCATCGCTCGTATCGCCGCCATCATGGCGTCCAAACGGACGAGTGATCTGATTCCCCTGTGCCATCCGCTGGCGCTGACGCATGTCTCAGTCGATTTCGACATCGATCAGGCGCAGTCGAGTATCGGCTGTACCGTACGCGTGGAAACGCAGGGAAAGACCGGTGTGGAAATGGAAGCCCTAACGGCAGTACAGGTCGGCCTGCTGACCATCTACGACATGTCCAAGGCAATTGATCGCGGCATGGTCATGACGGATATCCGTGTGCAGGAAAAACATGGCGGCAAGTCCGGATCGTGGTCGCAGGCGTAGATGAAGCGGGGTTGATTCATTTCGCCATCATCGACATTCGTTCTGACGTAAAAAAAGCGTGCACATTGTGCACGCTTTTTTGTTGATGCCCGACTGATCAGATCAGCTGCGGCAATTTTCCGGAGCGTACTGCGGCGGCAAAGTCGCGACGCTCGTGGCAGGCGCCACAGCTGGAGTGCCTGCAGGTGTCGCAGGCGTTGTCGCAGCGGCACCTGTTGGCGCAGCCTGACACAACCAGGTAATTGCACTTGGATTTGTTGCGGAGGGCACCAGTTTCAAGGTTTTGTTACTGCC
This genomic interval carries:
- the moaC gene encoding cyclic pyranopterin monophosphate synthase MoaC, producing MTSSKTINSNANNDADANQGLTHFDQGGQAHMVDVGGKAETHRVAIASGTIRMKPETLAVIQSGTAKKGDVLGIARIAAIMASKRTSDLIPLCHPLALTHVSVDFDIDQAQSSIGCTVRVETQGKTGVEMEALTAVQVGLLTIYDMSKAIDRGMVMTDIRVQEKHGGKSGSWSQA
- a CDS encoding M48 family metalloprotease is translated as MPPRRRFHRLRPLLAAVALSLAALPLAVAPNLSTAQTLPTLGDTEREGLSPLLERKLGEQIMKEIRHDPDYLDDGPLLEYLNNFGSNLVSVRPDVRGEAGYDFFFFAVRDPVLNAFALPGGFIAVHSGLLLAAQSESELASVLAHEIGHVAQRHIARMIGQQKQNSMIQLASIVLGALAGVSKVGGDAAMATMMGGTGVAMQRQLNFSRDAEREADRVGLQILRDGGFDTSGMVAFFGRLQSASRNFGDSLPPYLLTHPLTTERIADIQARIRDQRYKQRADNPDFQLIRARVRLLQDNSAQGVRDAQAYFESQLRQNTKMQIMVSKYGLAYAAYLQRSYDKAETLLQEARAASQPMVPSILFGNLEIDIKIAKKQPDQALKIAEALRKQFPISRMAARQYADALIESGRYDQAVTYLRDQAQLYRSEVAVQNLLAKAYAGQGKQALQHMALAESYFLSGSLPAAIEQLGIARKAPDATFYDQAMIDARERDLKEQWKEEMKETKGRG